The Phocoena sinus isolate mPhoSin1 chromosome 12, mPhoSin1.pri, whole genome shotgun sequence genome includes a window with the following:
- the LOC116763296 gene encoding coiled-coil domain-containing protein 167-like produces MCELGQEVLSVASGQKRAIGQPHGAELSSEARRSLEKEKSSLMNKASNYEKELQLLRQENRKNMLLSVATSLLLTLIYAYWTL; encoded by the exons ATGTGCGAA CTGGGGCAAGAGGTATTATCTGTGGCCAGTGGACAGAAGAGAGCCATCGGTCAACCTCATGGGGCAGAGCTGAGCTCagaggccaggaggtctctggagaaggagaaaagcagcCTGATGAACAAAGCCTCCAACTATGAGAAGGAGCTGCAGCTGCTTCGGCAGGAGAACCGGAAAAACATGCTGCTGTCTGTGGCCACCTCCCTCCTTCTGACCCTCATCTACGCCTACTGGACCCTGTGA